A section of the Pedobacter sp. HDW13 genome encodes:
- a CDS encoding response regulator transcription factor, with protein sequence MQKIKVFLVDDAYTLMGCVEKILNRVEVVGNVTLMAANQKTIQLKAPDVVIVNFSSNEKEGAELLGMITREFPALKVIVLSVQDDFNSISAKLKAGIKGYLLADVKHTELHKAINKVMHGETYIQSSVANKFINGYQKENHVIAINNLSPREVEIIRLIAKEHTSADIGKMLFISEHTVETHRKNIWRKTGVKSIVGLLNFAHEHQLI encoded by the coding sequence ATGCAAAAGATTAAGGTCTTTCTGGTTGATGACGCGTACACGTTAATGGGATGTGTAGAAAAAATATTAAACAGAGTAGAGGTGGTTGGGAATGTAACTTTAATGGCTGCAAATCAAAAGACTATTCAGTTAAAGGCACCTGATGTTGTGATCGTAAATTTTAGTAGTAACGAAAAGGAAGGAGCTGAGTTATTGGGGATGATTACAAGAGAATTTCCTGCCTTGAAAGTTATTGTATTGTCGGTACAAGATGATTTTAACAGTATTTCGGCCAAGTTGAAAGCAGGAATTAAAGGATATTTACTGGCAGATGTAAAACACACCGAGTTGCATAAGGCCATTAATAAAGTAATGCATGGCGAAACCTATATACAAAGTTCTGTGGCCAATAAGTTTATTAATGGTTACCAAAAAGAAAACCATGTAATTGCCATCAATAATTTATCTCCACGGGAAGTAGAAATTATCAGGTTGATTGCAAAAGAGCATACCTCAGCTGACATTGGAAAAATGCTTTTTATTTCGGAACATACAGTAGAAACTCACCGTAAAAATATTTGGCGCAAAACCGGGGTAAAATCTATTGTTGGTTTGTTGAATTTCGCGCACGAACACCAGCTGATTTAA
- a CDS encoding gamma-glutamyl-gamma-aminobutyrate hydrolase family protein translates to MSDKIIIGVTDCSKFDIYRNWVLSYNETVEVIQLGYKLNNFDEIKKCQGIVLTGGEDVHPRFYQHPEYYPFCYEDDIDESRDEFEFKVLAYTEANAIPVLGICRGIQVGNVFFGGTLIPDIPTWGKFDHAKMPDKSDRYHEIIINPSSWLSDIVNTDKGLVNSNHHQSTDRTGKGLVASALSADGVVEAMERMQPEGKPFLLFVQWHPERLKDQQGPFSKNIHTAFLNSIVNRKQDANH, encoded by the coding sequence ATGTCTGATAAAATAATAATTGGGGTTACTGATTGCAGTAAATTTGATATTTATCGCAACTGGGTATTATCTTATAACGAAACCGTTGAAGTGATCCAGCTGGGGTATAAGCTCAATAATTTCGACGAAATAAAAAAATGCCAGGGCATTGTATTAACCGGTGGTGAAGATGTACACCCTCGTTTTTACCAGCATCCCGAATATTATCCGTTTTGCTACGAAGATGATATAGACGAAAGTCGTGATGAGTTCGAATTTAAGGTTTTAGCTTATACTGAAGCTAATGCCATTCCTGTTCTGGGCATTTGTAGAGGCATACAGGTTGGCAATGTATTTTTTGGCGGCACGCTCATCCCCGATATTCCAACCTGGGGCAAATTCGACCACGCTAAAATGCCAGATAAATCGGACAGGTACCATGAAATTATCATCAATCCCTCATCATGGTTAAGCGATATTGTAAACACCGATAAGGGCTTGGTAAACAGCAATCACCACCAAAGTACCGATAGAACCGGAAAAGGCCTTGTGGCCAGTGCGTTATCGGCCGATGGCGTAGTTGAAGCCATGGAGCGCATGCAGCCCGAAGGAAAACCTTTCCTGTTGTTTGTTCAATGGCACCCCGAAAGGTTAAAAGACCAGCAAGGTCCTTTTAGCAAAAATATACACACCGCATTTTTAAATTCAATTGTTAACCGCAAACAAGATGCAAATCATTAA
- a CDS encoding FKBP-type peptidyl-prolyl cis-trans isomerase, with protein sequence MKKGIIMLLAVALGLSACNKFEKGEGDMTYKIYKSDGKPKIQDGDYVKLNGVQTVETNTNPDSVMVNTYDNERPAFFAISKSMFKGDLASGLKLLGEGDSAVFKLNLDSMEKYSGQPKPKGLKSNIASFTIKIEKVLHKGNDADSIFDAKKRLFFEAEYKALNEKNKVVEPAKIAKYIADNQLKVTTAPSGLQYVIAAPGNAERAVLTDTVLIDYTGQFTNKKSNGSINVFDTSDARIAKEAGVFSESVQYIPRKLPLGQLPQGVVQGIQLIGVGGKIKMILPSRLGFGENGGGPINPFTPLVFDVALKGIIKPGVALPLSK encoded by the coding sequence ATGAAAAAAGGAATTATAATGCTATTGGCGGTAGCCTTGGGCCTTTCGGCCTGTAACAAATTCGAAAAAGGCGAAGGCGATATGACTTACAAAATCTATAAAAGTGACGGTAAGCCAAAAATCCAGGACGGTGACTATGTAAAACTAAACGGTGTACAAACCGTAGAAACCAATACCAATCCCGATTCGGTAATGGTAAATACTTACGACAATGAACGCCCTGCTTTTTTTGCTATCAGTAAATCGATGTTTAAGGGAGATTTGGCTTCAGGGCTAAAACTATTGGGTGAGGGCGATAGTGCTGTTTTTAAATTAAATTTAGATTCGATGGAGAAATATTCAGGCCAACCGAAACCAAAAGGTTTAAAATCTAATATTGCATCCTTTACCATTAAAATTGAGAAGGTATTACACAAAGGGAATGATGCAGATTCGATTTTTGATGCTAAAAAACGACTTTTCTTCGAGGCAGAGTACAAAGCCTTAAATGAGAAAAATAAAGTAGTAGAGCCAGCTAAAATAGCTAAATACATTGCCGATAACCAACTTAAAGTTACTACTGCACCATCAGGATTGCAATATGTAATTGCTGCTCCGGGCAATGCTGAACGGGCTGTTTTAACAGATACGGTATTAATTGACTATACCGGACAGTTTACCAATAAAAAATCGAACGGGAGCATTAATGTTTTCGATACTTCTGATGCCAGGATAGCCAAAGAAGCAGGCGTTTTTTCAGAAAGTGTACAGTACATTCCCCGTAAATTACCTTTAGGCCAGTTGCCTCAGGGTGTTGTACAAGGCATCCAGTTAATTGGGGTGGGGGGTAAAATTAAAATGATTTTACCATCGCGCTTAGGCTTTGGCGAAAATGGCGGCGGGCCCATTAACCCTTTTACGCCATTGGTATTCGATGTAGCACTAAAAGGTATAATTAAGCCTGGTGTTGCGCTGCCTTTAAGTAAATAA
- a CDS encoding STAS/SEC14 domain-containing protein, producing MENNLDNQFVEGEIADYLLTDTGILVAYSKSILRTVANIKANVALVKKITNNKKVPLLIYLKNSPVPDKATRKFSTEQLPNIYTAMAMVSKPGLAQLIMRLLFKFQSPPIPIKSFTDDEKAKEWLTRFL from the coding sequence ATGGAGAACAATTTAGATAATCAATTTGTTGAAGGCGAAATTGCCGATTACCTGCTAACTGACACGGGCATACTGGTTGCTTACAGTAAAAGTATTTTACGTACGGTAGCAAACATTAAGGCCAATGTTGCGCTGGTTAAGAAAATTACCAACAACAAGAAAGTGCCACTGTTAATTTATCTAAAAAACTCTCCGGTACCCGATAAAGCAACCCGAAAATTTTCGACCGAACAGTTGCCTAATATTTATACTGCAATGGCCATGGTTTCGAAACCCGGCTTGGCGCAACTTATAATGAGACTGCTCTTTAAATTTCAAAGCCCTCCTATTCCCATAAAATCGTTTACTGATGATGAAAAAGCCAAAGAATGGCTGACCCGTTTTTTGTGA
- a CDS encoding FN3 associated domain-containing protein — translation MNPEIDGLDIYYSFDNSTPDRFYPKYTTALQVPKDASMLRVITYRGKQPIGRLISMPVADLQKRTR, via the coding sequence ATTAACCCCGAAATAGACGGACTGGACATTTACTATAGTTTTGATAACTCGACACCTGATCGTTTTTACCCTAAATATACCACCGCGCTACAAGTTCCAAAAGATGCCAGTATGCTGCGGGTAATTACATATCGTGGTAAACAACCTATCGGAAGATTGATCAGTATGCCGGTTGCCGATTTACAGAAAAGAACGAGATAA
- a CDS encoding CYTH domain-containing protein encodes MGKEIERKFLINQQKWDSLSKPAGKLVRQGYLLTDKNKTVRVRATEAKGFLTIKGQTVGTTRLEYEYEIPLTEAVELLDHFSQAELSKTRYEIAFEGKVWEVDVFSGHNEGLIVAEIELESETETFNLPDWVSKEVTEEEKYYNSNLTITPFKNWI; translated from the coding sequence ATGGGAAAAGAAATAGAGCGCAAATTTTTAATCAATCAACAAAAGTGGGATAGCCTGAGCAAACCAGCTGGAAAGCTGGTTAGACAAGGTTATTTGCTTACCGATAAAAATAAAACAGTGCGTGTAAGGGCAACAGAAGCAAAAGGCTTTTTAACCATTAAAGGGCAAACGGTTGGCACAACCCGTTTAGAATATGAATATGAAATTCCGCTTACCGAAGCCGTAGAATTATTAGATCACTTCTCGCAAGCTGAACTTTCTAAAACACGATATGAGATTGCGTTTGAAGGGAAAGTGTGGGAAGTTGATGTATTTTCGGGCCATAACGAAGGTTTAATTGTTGCAGAAATAGAGCTGGAAAGCGAAACGGAAACATTTAACCTGCCCGACTGGGTAAGCAAAGAAGTTACCGAAGAAGAAAAATATTATAATTCGAACCTCACCATCACTCCTTTTAAAAACTGGATTTAA
- a CDS encoding aldehyde dehydrogenase family protein translates to MQIINPATEEIITSLTEDSKESLQSKFEMLKSAQQLWANKSLAKRISILSNFSTLLESETEELAHILTSEVGKPLQQSRNEINGARARIKWMLDHSIKYLSDEVMVNEPGLKEIIKYEPLGVVCNISAWNYPYLVGVNVFIPALLSGNAVMYKPSEYASLTGLQIEKLLKQAGVPDQVFQLAIGAKETGAALLEMDFNGYFFTGSYQTGKYIYEKVAPKMVPCQLELGGKDPLYIAEDVADVAAAAVGTADGAFYNNGQSCCSVERIYVHEKNYEAYLSAFVNEVKSWKSGSPTADGVYIGALTRKAQISILENQIKDALDKGAKLLTGGKSLSGKGYYFEPTVLTEVTNDMLVMQEESFGPIIGIMKVKDDAEALKMMQDTDYGLTASVYTADQSLAEKILAQLDAGSGYWNCCDRVSAALPWSGRKYSGIGATLSHQGLRAFTKPKAYHLRG, encoded by the coding sequence ATGCAAATCATTAATCCGGCAACCGAAGAAATTATAACCAGCTTAACCGAAGATTCAAAAGAAAGTCTTCAATCCAAGTTCGAAATGCTTAAAAGCGCACAGCAACTGTGGGCCAATAAAAGTTTAGCTAAACGGATTTCCATCCTTTCAAACTTCAGTACTTTACTCGAATCTGAAACAGAAGAACTGGCGCACATATTAACCAGCGAAGTTGGAAAACCCTTGCAACAATCGCGCAATGAAATTAATGGTGCAAGAGCACGGATTAAATGGATGCTCGATCACTCCATAAAGTACCTTTCTGATGAGGTGATGGTTAATGAACCCGGCTTAAAAGAAATTATCAAATACGAACCCCTGGGTGTAGTCTGTAATATTTCTGCCTGGAATTACCCCTACCTGGTTGGTGTAAATGTTTTTATCCCTGCTTTACTTAGCGGAAATGCTGTGATGTACAAACCATCCGAATATGCCAGCTTAACCGGACTTCAAATCGAGAAACTATTAAAGCAGGCAGGTGTACCCGATCAGGTGTTTCAGCTTGCCATTGGTGCAAAAGAAACTGGAGCAGCATTACTGGAAATGGATTTCAACGGCTATTTCTTTACAGGCTCGTACCAGACCGGGAAATACATTTACGAAAAAGTTGCTCCAAAAATGGTTCCCTGCCAACTGGAACTAGGTGGTAAAGATCCTTTATACATTGCCGAGGATGTGGCCGATGTTGCAGCTGCAGCTGTTGGCACTGCCGACGGCGCCTTTTACAACAATGGGCAAAGCTGCTGCTCAGTTGAACGTATTTACGTGCACGAGAAAAATTATGAGGCCTATTTATCTGCCTTTGTTAATGAGGTAAAGAGCTGGAAAAGTGGCTCACCAACAGCCGATGGCGTATATATTGGGGCATTAACCCGGAAAGCCCAGATTTCGATTTTAGAGAACCAGATAAAAGACGCGCTGGATAAAGGTGCCAAACTATTAACAGGAGGCAAAAGCCTCAGCGGAAAAGGTTATTATTTTGAGCCAACGGTTTTAACGGAAGTAACCAACGATATGCTGGTGATGCAGGAAGAAAGCTTTGGTCCCATTATAGGCATTATGAAAGTTAAAGACGATGCCGAAGCTTTAAAAATGATGCAAGATACCGATTATGGGTTAACGGCATCTGTTTATACTGCCGATCAGTCGCTGGCAGAAAAAATACTGGCCCAACTGGATGCAGGCTCCGGTTACTGGAATTGCTGCGATAGAGTAAGTGCTGCCCTCCCGTGGAGCGGAAGAAAATATTCGGGCATTGGAGCAACTCTTTCACACCAGGGCTTAAGGGCCTTTACCAAACCAAAAGCATATCATTTAAGAGGCTAA
- a CDS encoding iron-containing alcohol dehydrogenase, whose translation MIFDKIHQFNFPTTIRFGAGAAKELPAYLVKNNLKAPLIVTDPTIAQLPFFKSIVADLSAKNISVEVFSDIHKNPVKSDVYNGIDAWDATQRDSIVGIGGGAALDVARAIVLRVNHREDLFKYDDLIGGDVYVTNDVPHFITIPTTSGTGSEVGRSAIIADDETHQKKILFSPKLMAQIVFADPELTMDLPPFITAATGMDALTHNMEAYLAKNFHPMCDGIALEGISLIKDSLVQATNNPDLESRSKMLMASMMGAIAFQKGLGVVHSLAHPLSSLLDTHHGLANAVNIPYGMQFNIAGFEDRFKKIAIALALPEQSGDAVVKYLFDLNTRVNIPHKLSDIGVKNEHIETLADLAFADFAHPNNPKSVSREDFKQLYLNAL comes from the coding sequence ATGATATTCGATAAGATCCATCAGTTTAACTTTCCAACCACCATTCGTTTCGGTGCAGGTGCGGCAAAAGAATTGCCAGCCTATCTGGTTAAAAACAATTTAAAAGCACCCTTAATCGTTACCGATCCCACCATAGCACAGCTTCCATTTTTTAAAAGCATCGTTGCAGATTTAAGCGCAAAAAATATTTCGGTAGAGGTATTTAGCGATATCCATAAAAACCCGGTAAAGAGTGATGTTTACAATGGTATCGATGCCTGGGATGCCACCCAACGCGACAGCATTGTGGGTATAGGTGGCGGTGCGGCCTTAGATGTTGCGCGGGCCATTGTACTCCGCGTTAATCATCGCGAAGATTTATTTAAATACGACGATTTAATAGGCGGCGATGTTTACGTAACCAACGATGTCCCTCATTTTATCACCATCCCAACTACGTCTGGTACCGGAAGCGAGGTTGGCCGCAGTGCCATAATTGCCGATGATGAAACGCATCAGAAAAAAATCCTGTTTTCGCCAAAATTAATGGCACAGATTGTTTTTGCAGACCCGGAGTTAACAATGGATTTACCGCCCTTTATTACTGCCGCAACCGGTATGGATGCCTTAACACACAATATGGAAGCTTATCTGGCTAAAAATTTTCATCCCATGTGCGATGGGATTGCTTTAGAAGGGATTTCATTGATTAAAGATTCGCTGGTGCAGGCTACTAATAATCCTGATTTAGAAAGCCGCAGCAAAATGTTAATGGCTTCGATGATGGGTGCCATTGCTTTTCAGAAAGGCCTCGGCGTAGTACATTCGCTGGCGCACCCGCTATCGTCTCTTTTAGATACCCATCATGGCCTGGCCAATGCCGTAAATATTCCCTATGGCATGCAGTTTAATATTGCAGGCTTCGAAGACCGGTTTAAGAAAATAGCCATTGCATTAGCGCTTCCTGAACAAAGCGGCGATGCTGTTGTAAAATATCTGTTCGATTTGAATACAAGGGTTAATATTCCACATAAATTAAGTGATATTGGCGTTAAAAATGAACATATAGAAACACTAGCCGATTTAGCCTTTGCCGACTTCGCTCACCCAAACAATCCGAAGTCGGTAAGTCGCGAAGATTTTAAACAACTGTATCTAAATGCATTATAA
- a CDS encoding BON domain-containing protein: MKTTKLLMSMVIAATLFFAGCKPKDAAIQAAIQAKEATGITVAVTKGDVTLTGVVDDEAAKAKAEEIAKAEKGVKSVINSLTIKTVEAPVVISEDPVLIKNVADATKDFPTVKAEVKDGVIVLTGELKKASLITLMQHLSALKPKKIDNKLIIK; the protein is encoded by the coding sequence ATGAAAACAACTAAGTTATTAATGAGTATGGTTATTGCAGCTACGCTATTTTTTGCTGGCTGTAAACCGAAAGATGCTGCCATTCAGGCCGCGATCCAGGCCAAAGAAGCTACAGGTATTACGGTGGCCGTTACTAAAGGCGACGTAACCTTAACGGGTGTAGTTGATGATGAAGCTGCAAAAGCCAAAGCAGAAGAAATTGCAAAAGCAGAAAAAGGAGTAAAATCTGTAATCAACAGCTTAACCATTAAAACTGTAGAAGCACCTGTGGTTATTTCAGAAGATCCTGTTCTGATTAAAAATGTTGCCGATGCTACCAAAGATTTCCCAACGGTGAAAGCTGAGGTTAAAGATGGTGTGATTGTGCTAACAGGCGAGCTTAAAAAAGCTTCACTAATTACATTAATGCAGCATTTGAGTGCATTAAAACCAAAAAAAATCGACAATAAACTAATCATTAAATAA
- a CDS encoding glutamine synthetase family protein: MSTSKEILDYVKNHPSGKVKLAVADIDGILRGKYVAAEKFASLVEGRLGFCDVTFGWDAADLAYENGKYTGWHTGYPDAQVKIDLTTFRKIPWENDVPFFLGDFIDEHDRPNIVCPRQLLKKIIAECENEGFSPIFAQEFEWFNFDETPETIHEKGFNNLKPLSPGMFGYSILRSSYKNEFMSDLFELLNKFDIPIEGLHTETGPGVYEAAIKYADALQAADQAILFKTAVKEIAYKHGILATFMAKINENLPGCSGHVHQSLWDNQHKNNLFYDEKDVDKISATMKNYMAGQLHCLPHILPMIAPTINSYKRLVEGAWAPTTLTWGIDNRTTALRALPGSKKAARLETRIVGSDTNPYLAISACLAAGLYGVKNKLKLEQPATKGNGYTDLSNGTLSRNLFEATEKMKNSNVAKELLGADFVDHFTMTREWECKQYAKVVTDWELKRYLEII, encoded by the coding sequence ATGAGTACAAGCAAAGAAATTCTGGATTATGTTAAAAATCATCCATCGGGTAAAGTAAAGTTAGCTGTTGCAGATATCGATGGTATTTTAAGGGGTAAATATGTAGCCGCCGAAAAATTTGCCTCGTTAGTGGAAGGCCGTTTAGGTTTTTGCGATGTTACCTTTGGTTGGGATGCCGCCGACCTGGCTTACGAAAATGGTAAATACACCGGATGGCATACCGGCTATCCCGACGCGCAGGTCAAAATAGATTTAACCACTTTTAGAAAAATCCCCTGGGAAAACGATGTGCCCTTCTTTTTAGGCGATTTTATTGATGAGCACGACAGGCCAAATATTGTTTGCCCAAGGCAACTGCTAAAAAAGATTATTGCCGAATGTGAAAACGAAGGTTTCTCACCAATTTTTGCGCAGGAATTTGAATGGTTCAATTTTGATGAAACGCCTGAAACAATACACGAAAAAGGCTTCAACAACCTGAAACCGCTAAGTCCAGGCATGTTTGGTTACTCCATTCTGCGAAGCAGCTATAAAAATGAATTTATGAGCGACCTGTTTGAGTTGCTGAATAAATTCGATATCCCGATTGAGGGGCTGCATACTGAAACGGGCCCCGGTGTTTACGAGGCGGCCATTAAATATGCCGATGCCCTGCAAGCCGCAGATCAGGCTATATTGTTTAAAACAGCTGTTAAAGAAATCGCCTACAAGCACGGTATCTTAGCTACTTTTATGGCAAAGATTAACGAAAACCTACCTGGTTGCAGTGGTCATGTGCACCAGAGCTTATGGGATAATCAACACAAAAACAATCTCTTTTACGATGAAAAAGATGTCGATAAAATAAGTGCAACGATGAAAAACTACATGGCAGGGCAGTTGCATTGTTTGCCACATATTTTGCCTATGATTGCACCAACCATTAACAGCTACAAACGCCTTGTGGAAGGGGCCTGGGCACCCACCACCTTAACCTGGGGGATTGATAACCGCACTACGGCATTGCGTGCGCTGCCCGGAAGCAAAAAAGCCGCGCGTTTAGAAACTCGGATTGTAGGCTCTGATACCAACCCTTACCTTGCGATTTCTGCTTGTTTGGCAGCCGGACTGTATGGCGTTAAAAACAAGCTAAAACTGGAGCAGCCGGCAACAAAGGGAAATGGCTATACCGATTTATCAAACGGAACATTATCGCGCAATTTATTCGAAGCCACAGAAAAGATGAAAAATTCTAACGTAGCCAAAGAATTACTGGGCGCAGATTTCGTCGATCATTTTACCATGACCCGCGAATGGGAATGTAAACAATATGCTAAAGTGGTAACCGACTGGGAATTGAAAAGGTATTTAGAAATTATATAA
- a CDS encoding beta-N-acetylhexosaminidase: MKKIFLIITCCLFTASTFAQNIVSETESGDAEGTIVQTPCAIIPEPVSLMKKAGTFTLPENVIIQTTKSAELKQSIAYLSDRITTATGKFVSTLSNSTHPTIKLILNTQDDAQLGAEGYKLNVNPTQIVITANKPAGIFYGVQSLLQLFPAEIESKEQVNDIKWKAPCVDVVDYPKLGWRGLMFDVARHFFTKEEVKQFIDGMVRYKFNLLHLHLADDEGWRIEIKGLPKLTEIGAWNVKKTGTFGDFIPPTADEPRTYGGFYTQEDIKELVQYAQERFVNILPEIDVPGHSLAIIASYPELSCTPDAVNYKVRSGEKIMDWSRGAPPIALIDNTLCPANEKVYTFLDTVITQVAQLFPFEYIHMGGDEASHNFWEKNDQIKQLMQREGLKTIPQVQAYFEKRVEQIVMAKGKKFMGWDEILEGGVSPTAAVMSWRGMKYGIQAANDKHNVVMSPTDFAYLDYMQADAITEPKVYASLRLNKAYQFNPVPASVNAQYVIGAQANLWTEQVFTFRQVEYMVWPRAFAISESAWSPIEKKNWINFVDRTQQHFKRLDFAEIKYSPAIYDPIFTVKRSADKQLMVELTPK; this comes from the coding sequence ATGAAAAAAATATTCCTGATTATCACCTGCTGCCTCTTTACTGCCAGCACTTTCGCCCAAAATATTGTTTCTGAAACTGAAAGCGGCGACGCAGAAGGCACCATTGTTCAAACTCCTTGTGCCATTATTCCGGAGCCGGTATCGCTAATGAAAAAGGCCGGTACATTTACTTTACCTGAAAATGTAATTATACAAACCACCAAAAGTGCAGAGCTAAAGCAATCTATTGCTTATTTATCAGATCGGATTACAACCGCTACCGGAAAATTTGTAAGCACTTTAAGTAATTCAACCCACCCTACTATTAAACTTATCCTAAACACGCAAGATGATGCACAACTGGGAGCAGAAGGATATAAGCTGAATGTAAATCCTACACAGATAGTTATTACGGCAAACAAGCCTGCAGGCATTTTCTATGGTGTGCAGTCGTTATTACAGCTCTTCCCTGCCGAAATAGAAAGTAAAGAACAGGTAAATGATATTAAATGGAAAGCACCCTGCGTTGATGTGGTAGATTACCCCAAGCTAGGCTGGCGGGGCTTAATGTTTGATGTTGCCCGTCACTTTTTTACCAAGGAGGAAGTAAAGCAGTTTATTGATGGCATGGTGCGTTACAAGTTTAACCTGCTACACTTACACCTCGCCGATGATGAAGGCTGGCGCATTGAAATTAAAGGTTTGCCTAAATTAACCGAAATAGGTGCATGGAATGTTAAAAAAACAGGAACTTTTGGCGATTTTATTCCACCAACTGCTGATGAACCCCGCACATATGGCGGCTTTTATACACAAGAAGACATTAAAGAACTGGTGCAATACGCACAAGAGCGTTTTGTAAACATTTTGCCCGAAATTGATGTACCAGGGCATAGTTTAGCTATCATTGCCTCCTATCCCGAGCTATCGTGCACGCCGGATGCGGTGAATTATAAAGTACGTTCAGGCGAAAAAATAATGGACTGGAGTCGTGGAGCACCACCGATAGCCCTGATTGATAATACACTTTGTCCGGCCAATGAAAAAGTTTACACCTTTTTAGATACCGTAATTACTCAGGTTGCACAACTTTTCCCTTTCGAATACATCCACATGGGGGGCGATGAAGCCTCGCATAATTTTTGGGAAAAAAACGATCAGATTAAGCAACTGATGCAAAGAGAAGGTTTAAAAACCATTCCACAGGTTCAGGCTTATTTTGAAAAACGTGTAGAGCAGATTGTAATGGCCAAAGGAAAAAAATTTATGGGCTGGGACGAAATCTTAGAGGGTGGTGTATCACCCACAGCAGCAGTAATGAGCTGGCGGGGCATGAAATACGGCATACAGGCTGCTAATGATAAACATAATGTGGTAATGAGCCCAACCGATTTTGCTTACCTGGATTACATGCAGGCCGATGCCATTACAGAACCTAAAGTTTACGCTTCGCTTAGGCTAAACAAAGCCTACCAGTTTAACCCTGTTCCGGCGAGTGTAAATGCACAGTATGTTATTGGTGCACAAGCCAACCTTTGGACCGAGCAGGTTTTTACATTCCGCCAGGTAGAATACATGGTTTGGCCACGTGCTTTTGCCATTTCAGAATCGGCATGGAGCCCGATTGAGAAGAAAAACTGGATTAATTTTGTTGACCGTACCCAGCAGCATTTTAAACGTTTGGATTTTGCCGAAATTAAGTACTCGCCTGCTATTTACGACCCTATTTTTACCGTAAAACGTAGTGCCGATAAACAGTTAATGGTAGAATTAACCCCGAAATAG
- a CDS encoding ACT domain-containing protein, with translation MTGEKSLEKLLKTMKPVHNPGEFVFCKVENLNAIDVNLAVCLFKEEEATTIILKKEIADQLGLEYDFIASWITLTVHSSLTAVGLTAAFSTALSEHGISCNVVAAYYHDHIFVDLKDTVAAMDILKQLSE, from the coding sequence ATGACAGGCGAAAAAAGTTTGGAAAAGCTGTTGAAAACAATGAAACCAGTACATAATCCTGGCGAATTTGTATTTTGCAAGGTTGAAAATCTAAATGCAATAGATGTCAACCTTGCGGTTTGCCTATTCAAAGAAGAAGAAGCAACTACAATAATTTTAAAGAAAGAAATTGCTGATCAATTGGGTTTAGAATACGATTTTATCGCCTCGTGGATCACATTAACAGTACACTCTTCTTTAACAGCCGTAGGCTTAACAGCAGCTTTTTCTACTGCACTATCAGAACATGGCATAAGCTGCAATGTAGTCGCAGCCTATTATCACGACCATATATTTGTAGATTTGAAAGATACTGTGGCAGCCATGGATATTTTAAAACAACTCTCCGAATAA
- a CDS encoding SH3 domain-containing protein: protein MALEDKYKALTDAATAAGIADLAVREQDGVLYIDGTAADGATKDSLWEVYNQIDPNFTSGDLVLNVNVAIDAAVTHAKVVTESSNLNIRKGPGTDQPIVGKAAHGEVITLVNRSNDLWWLVRTNDGEEGYCYAQYLEAQA from the coding sequence ATGGCATTAGAAGATAAATACAAAGCATTAACTGACGCAGCAACTGCAGCAGGTATAGCAGATTTAGCCGTAAGGGAACAAGACGGGGTTTTATATATAGATGGAACTGCAGCTGATGGAGCCACTAAAGATTCCCTTTGGGAAGTTTACAATCAGATTGATCCAAACTTTACTTCAGGTGATCTTGTTCTGAATGTAAATGTAGCCATTGATGCTGCCGTTACCCATGCAAAAGTGGTTACAGAAAGCAGCAATTTAAATATCCGCAAGGGCCCGGGCACCGATCAGCCCATTGTAGGTAAGGCTGCCCATGGCGAGGTAATTACCCTGGTAAACAGAAGCAATGATTTGTGGTGGCTGGTAAGAACCAATGATGGTGAAGAAGGTTATTGCTATGCACAATACTTAGAAGCTCAGGCTTAA